From one Thunnus maccoyii chromosome 6, fThuMac1.1, whole genome shotgun sequence genomic stretch:
- the trmt9b gene encoding probable tRNA methyltransferase 9B, whose amino-acid sequence MMEEAASQLERDHVHSVYDKIAPYFNDSRYKAWPKVRQFLLDLQPGSIIADIGCGNGKYLHINKEVFKLGCDVCRPLVDFAWSQGHEVQMCDGLHLPYRDGCFDAVLSIAVIHHLSTKERRIRAIKEMARTLRVGGRIMIYVWAMEQKRRKFEKQDIFVPWNPNPHLPSSFNRDHAKPRRRGTAQSVSEAIDNADKHRKVRSTSSVVDEEELTCTTPQQRTQRLWFFSRSLDSVFDFGSLAISRSSSRDMSTLSSPTGENEGNKAGQRGRGHGLIKQVSSFFYSPSVIGSEEDVFDSVTDLHKGQKDPGGNSTSTNGTENQCVSVSLAQECGSLALPDLVPFQKEHLKQSGEESDGGPRGKEQQESTQSPQGSEGQVEGSCLRYYHVFREGELAELIENHVEELHVKHTYFDHANWCVVAEKVQLWRI is encoded by the exons ATGATGGAGGAGGCTGCCAGCCAGCTCGAGAGAGATCATGTGCACAGTGTCTACGACAAGATTGCTCCATATTTCAACGACAGCCGCTATAAAGCCTGGCCGAAGGTTCGACAGTTCCTGCTGGACCTGCAGCCGGGGAGCATCATCGCTGACATAG GCTGTGGCAATGGCAAGTATCTCCACATCAACAAGGAGGTGTTCAAGCTGGGGTGCGATGTTTGTCGCCCCCTGGTGGACTTTGCCTGGAGTCAAGGACACGAAGTCCAGATGTGCGACGGGCTGCATTTGCCTTATAGAGACGGCTGCTTCGATGCTGTGCTTTCTATTGCAG TCATCCATCATTTGTCCACCAAAGAACGTCGTATTCGAGCAATAAAGGAGATGGCTCGCACTCTGCGAGTGGGTGGACGCATCATGATCTACGTGTGGGCCATGGAGCAGAAGCGTCGTAAATTTGAGAAACAGGACATCTTCGTTCCCTGGAACCCCAACCCTCATTTGCCCTCCAGCTTCAACAGGGACCATGCCAAACCCAGAAGGAGGGGCACAGCACAGAGCGTGAGTGAAGCCATAGACAACGCCGACAAGCACAGGAAGGTTAGAAGCACATCCTCAGTGGTAGATGAAGAAGAGTTGACCTGCACCACACCAcagcagagaacacagagacTGTGGTTCTTTTCAAGATCTCTGGACTCTGTGTTTGACTTTGGAAGTTTAGCCATCTCCCGGTCGTCCTCTAGAGACATGAGCACTTTATCCTCTCCCACAGGGGAAAATGAGGGGAACAAGGCCGGCCAGCGCGGGAGAGGACATGGCCTCATCAAGCAGGTCTCAAGCTTCTTTTACTCTCCATCTGTAATCGGATCAGAGGAGGACGTCTTTGACTCGGTCACAGATCTGCACAAGGGGCAAAAAGATCCTGGAGGCAACAGCACCTCCACCAACGGCACAGAAAACCAGTGTGTCTCTGTATCTTTAGCCCAGGAGTGTGGCTCTCTGGCTCTGCCAGACCTAGTTCCTTTCCAGAAGGAGCATCTGAAGCAGTCTGGAGAGGAGAGTGACGGAGGGCCGCGGGGAAAAGAGCAGCAGGAAAGCACACAGAGTCCTCAGGGGAGCGAGGGGCAGGTGGAAGGATCTTGCCTGAGGTACTATCATGTCTTCAGGGAGGGAGAACTGGCAGAGCTGATAGAGAATCACGTTGAAGAGCTTCATGTCAAACACACCTACTTTGATCATGCTAACTGGTGTGTGGTGGCAGAGAAAGTTCAGTTATGGAGAATATaa
- the hdac12 gene encoding uncharacterized protein SYNPCC7002_A1628: MTDDGSHGEEKFIRTSVNKQDTLCAFVTVRLVSAHQTTFPCSDCHFGLKSAREMTCIKQMFSKRPRLKVGRLFGAAFTSCRCLHAELVRHESSGLPIVHHSKYVCDLPPNHRFPMGKFPRVLHFLMKDQVITEKQVWVPKIASKDLLSCVHTDEYLNDFINGKINEKEQRRTGFPWSEGIVRRCRYETGGTVLAAEVALQRGLACSTAGGTHHAFPSYGSGFCLLNDLAVAAKYLMENSSRRRKVLIVDLDVHQGDGTAFIFQEEPCVFTFSAHCGKNFPLRKQQSDLDICMEDGLEDKEYLSTVEAHLPWLLETFRPDLVLYDAGVDPHKDDELGRLRLTDQGLYQRDLYVMKTVVSRGIPVATVIGGGYSRDIDKLALRHSIVHRAATQVWRECGM; encoded by the exons ATGACAGACGATGGCAGTCATGGAGAGGAGAAATTCATCCGAACATCCGTCAACAAACAAGACACCTTGTGCGCTTTTGTAACCGTGCGCCTGGTGTCTGCACATCAAACTACATTCCCCTGCAGTGACTGTCATTTCGGGTTAAAGTCAGCTAGAGAAATGACTTgcataaaacaaatgttttctaaaAGACCTCGGCTAAAAGTCGGGCGGTTGTTCGGTGCAGCTTTCACCTCCTGCAGATGTTTGCACGCTGAGCTA GTAAGACATGAATCCAGCGGACTCCCAATAGTTCATCACAGCAAGTATGTGTGTGACCTCCCTCCTAACCACAGGTTTCCAATGGGCAAGTTTCCCCGAGTGTTACACTTTCTAATGAAAGATCAAGTCATTACAGAGAAACAG GTGTGGGTTCCTAAAATTGCCTCGAAAGATTTACTGAGCTGTGTACACACTGATGAATACTTGAACGACTTCATAAATgggaaaataaatgagaaagaacagaggaggacaggCTTCCCCTGGAGTGAAGGCATAGTGAGACGCTGTCGATATGAAACAG GTGGGACAGTTCTCGCTGCTGAAGTAGCTCTGCAGAGGGGTCTGGCCTGCAGCACGGCAGGAGGAACACATCATGCTTTTCCAAGCTATGGTTCAGGGTTTTGCCTCCTTAATGACTTAGCAGTTGCAGCCAAATACCTGATGGAGAACTCCTCACGCCGGAGAAAGGTTCTGATAGTGGATCTTGATGTGCATCAG GGTGACGGTACTGCTTTTATATTTCAAGAGGAGccatgtgtgtttacattctcGGCGCACTGTGGGAAAAACTTCCCACTCCGTAAACAACAGAGTGACCTCGATATCTGCATGGAAGATGGACTGGAAGACAAGGAGTATCTCTCCACAG TTGAAGCTCACCTTCCCTGGCTGCTGGAGACATTTCGTCCAGACCTGGTTCTGTATGACGCTGGTGTCGACCCTCACAAGGATGATGAACTTGGGAGACTCCGTCTGACTGACCAAG GGCTGTATCAGAGGGATCTGTATGTGATGAAGACTGTGGTGAGCAGAGGCATTCCTGTCGCTACCGTTATTGGAGGAGGATACTCAAGAGACATTGACAAACTGGCCCTCAGGCACTCCATAGTCCACAGAGCAGCAACTCAG GTTTGGAGGGAGTGTGGGATGTAG